From the genome of Clostridium sp. BNL1100, one region includes:
- a CDS encoding DUF5104 domain-containing protein — protein MSKKIILILFVLVSLLLFSSCDKIGGVSGGGIIGSEEKQADARIEQIISAIKDKDRESLKSLFSKKALDESDDFDNGVDYLFKLLQGKVNTWERDGWSSDESIEDGKKSLMIRFSFDVKTDKDTYHFFVIDYNTDNINPDNQGVYMLELIKFTDEKDLESWQDRMRAGLYIH, from the coding sequence ATGAGCAAAAAAATTATATTGATCTTATTTGTACTTGTAAGTTTACTGCTGTTTAGCTCGTGTGATAAAATCGGAGGAGTTAGCGGAGGGGGAATAATTGGGAGCGAAGAGAAACAAGCTGATGCACGAATCGAACAAATAATCTCAGCGATTAAGGACAAAGACAGAGAATCATTAAAATCATTGTTTTCAAAGAAAGCCTTAGACGAATCCGATGATTTTGATAACGGTGTTGATTATTTATTCAAACTTTTACAAGGCAAAGTTAATACTTGGGAAAGAGATGGTTGGTCTTCTGACGAATCAATAGAGGATGGTAAAAAATCCTTGATGATTCGATTCTCTTTTGATGTAAAAACGGATAAAGATACGTATCATTTTTTCGTGATTGATTACAACACGGATAATATAAATCCTGATAATCAGGGGGTTTATATGTTGGAATTAATAAAATTTACAGATGAGAAAGATTTAGAATCGTGGCAGGATAGAATGCGCGCTGGGTTATATATACATTAA
- a CDS encoding RHS repeat-associated core domain-containing protein, whose protein sequence is METKTDRNGKQTVYSYDIHGRLTRKAIGEAAIGYSYDNNDNQLTITDKTGTTARTYDEENRVITKKAPGFGTTTYTYDNTEGGGLYFETAEDFKHDLTKKVYDKAGRLYEVISDGKTTTYEYYGNGSRKTVTYSDGAKEEYTYYKDGLNKTLTNKKADGTVIDTYSYTYDEAHNQTSKTDRKGTTSYNYDSLNRLEKVTEPNGRTTNYTFDKAGNRLTETILAGATSVTTIYTYNEQNRLVSTVKRSGTETITDTYRFDNNGNTVSKTTETVKPVATSTSGGFSLEKSGKSTASNVTYYKFDVWNQLIKTTAGKKTATYSYNGEGYRVSKTENERTTNYLYEADKVVLETDVEGNETARNIYGTNLLTRTAQNDTMNYMYNGHGDVTSLIGENGAIQATYYYDAFGNITEQTGDVNNSVTYAGYQYDKETDLYYLNARYYDSKTARFLSEDTYTGEENDPLSLNLYTYCANEPVMYVDPSGHRTLEQGMSGDDVMDLQIKLSKLGYTGENGNTFKPTGYFGTDTLAALNKYKDKILPAGNRGSNRGLAGETTLAYLNYSYNMQYANSLIESNSRAYATNNAKYTFNQQISNVKSSNSPNKPVAPKPSTNRGTTVNSKGSGESASNNIYLSNLKPDDVTRDIAKWLIGNPINAFATQHPYITKALTGVDVLALFYAGGFVMDGDGVYHARQEWSIQSFKYSGYNDFYDTVFHYATSMEKAKFPFSDDKGNDYILWAWKGDYLNLGAGAEMGIYKNMDVNGNPTKHWLIDQSLAMPMTLTLDYNRKQIISYDPKKVDPQITDPLRESTDKWWVTGFNPDYQDVKASQLTATYTATFNTQAMYDDFFKKYGQGIDKDSRWSFDPKTNTAKFKF, encoded by the coding sequence ATGGAGACAAAGACCGACAGAAACGGAAAACAGACCGTATATTCCTACGATATACATGGTAGACTTACCAGAAAAGCAATAGGAGAAGCAGCAATCGGCTATTCCTACGACAACAACGACAATCAACTCACCATAACTGACAAAACGGGGACTACTGCCAGAACCTATGACGAAGAAAACAGAGTAATAACCAAAAAAGCACCGGGCTTCGGTACAACTACCTATACCTATGATAATACTGAGGGTGGAGGCTTATACTTTGAAACTGCTGAGGATTTCAAGCACGACCTAACCAAAAAGGTATATGACAAAGCAGGCAGACTTTACGAGGTGATATCAGACGGAAAGACTACCACATATGAATATTACGGTAACGGCAGTAGAAAAACCGTAACCTACAGTGACGGAGCAAAAGAGGAATATACCTACTACAAGGACGGACTGAATAAAACCCTCACAAACAAAAAAGCAGATGGAACAGTAATTGACACCTACAGTTATACCTATGACGAAGCCCATAACCAGACTTCAAAGACAGACCGAAAAGGCACTACAAGCTATAACTACGACAGTCTCAACAGGCTTGAAAAGGTAACGGAGCCAAACGGCAGGACAACCAACTACACCTTTGACAAGGCAGGAAACAGGCTTACAGAAACCATACTTGCAGGTGCAACTTCTGTAACCACCATATATACCTATAACGAGCAGAACAGACTGGTATCAACAGTAAAGAGAAGCGGCACGGAAACAATAACCGACACATACAGGTTTGACAACAACGGAAACACAGTCTCAAAAACCACAGAAACGGTAAAACCGGTTGCCACATCTACATCAGGTGGCTTCAGTCTGGAAAAGTCAGGTAAGAGTACGGCAAGCAATGTAACCTACTATAAGTTCGATGTCTGGAACCAACTGATAAAAACCACTGCAGGGAAGAAAACAGCAACCTATTCCTATAACGGGGAAGGCTACAGGGTATCCAAGACCGAAAACGAGCGTACCACAAACTACCTGTATGAAGCCGACAAGGTAGTACTGGAAACAGACGTAGAAGGCAACGAGACAGCCAGAAACATATATGGAACAAATCTCCTGACAAGAACTGCACAAAATGATACAATGAACTATATGTACAACGGTCACGGAGACGTAACCTCACTAATAGGGGAAAATGGAGCAATCCAAGCAACCTACTATTACGATGCCTTCGGGAACATAACAGAGCAGACGGGAGATGTTAACAACAGCGTAACCTACGCAGGCTACCAGTACGACAAAGAGACAGACCTTTACTACCTGAATGCCCGCTACTATGACAGCAAAACAGCCAGATTCCTAAGTGAGGATACTTATACAGGTGAGGAAAATGATCCGTTGAGCTTGAATTTGTATACGTATTGTGCGAATGAGCCGGTGATGTATGTTGACCCGAGTGGACATAGGACACTGGAGCAGGGGATGAGCGGCGACGATGTAATGGATTTGCAGATAAAGTTAAGTAAACTAGGTTATACAGGCGAAAACGGAAACACATTTAAACCGACTGGTTATTTTGGTACGGATACTTTAGCTGCACTGAATAAATATAAGGATAAAATCCTTCCCGCGGGAAATAGAGGAAGTAATAGAGGGTTAGCCGGAGAAACAACTTTAGCATATCTTAATTATTCATATAATATGCAGTATGCAAACAGTTTAATCGAAAGTAATTCAAGAGCATATGCAACAAATAATGCAAAGTATACGTTTAATCAACAGATATCAAATGTGAAGAGTTCCAATTCACCGAATAAACCTGTTGCACCAAAACCAAGCACCAATAGGGGAACAACAGTGAATTCAAAAGGTTCCGGAGAATCTGCATCGAATAATATCTATTTATCTAATCTTAAACCTGATGATGTAACAAGAGATATTGCTAAATGGTTAATAGGAAACCCGATTAATGCGTTTGCGACTCAACATCCATACATTACGAAAGCCCTCACGGGAGTGGATGTATTAGCACTATTTTATGCAGGTGGATTTGTCATGGATGGTGATGGCGTTTACCATGCTAGACAGGAATGGTCAATTCAGAGCTTTAAGTATTCAGGGTATAATGATTTTTATGATACTGTTTTTCATTACGCTACAAGTATGGAAAAAGCTAAATTCCCATTTAGTGATGATAAAGGTAACGATTACATTTTGTGGGCATGGAAAGGGGATTATTTGAATTTAGGTGCAGGAGCTGAAATGGGTATATATAAAAACATGGATGTTAATGGTAACCCTACGAAACATTGGCTTATCGACCAAAGTCTTGCTATGCCAATGACATTAACATTAGACTATAACAGAAAACAAATAATATCTTATGATCCCAAGAAAGTTGATCCCCAAATTACTGATCCACTACGCGAAAGCACAGATAAATGGTGGGTGACGGGCTTTAATCCGGATTATCAAGACGTAAAAGCCAGCCAGCTAACAGCTACTTACACAGCAACATTCAATACCCAAGCCATGTATGATGATTTTTTCAAAAAATATGGTCAAGGTATAGATAAGGACAGTAGATGGTCGTTCGACCCTAAAACGAATACAGCTAAGTTCAAATTTTAA
- a CDS encoding Imm26 family immunity protein: MAKRVKYRIGDVFSIPLDDGVKGYGRIIKVDKPLIFIELYNEKRLEDLNNVEKLNNCEVILSIWCVDGGIKKGNWVIIGNIPIDSNYKMPNFWTKSDATGNILLYKASDTFDTLKDALIINEDEIQDAQPYGLYGDSAVQIAYSRELAKKTK; this comes from the coding sequence ATGGCAAAACGGGTAAAATATAGGATAGGGGATGTTTTTTCTATACCTTTAGACGATGGAGTTAAAGGCTATGGAAGAATAATTAAAGTTGATAAGCCACTTATATTTATTGAACTTTATAATGAAAAAAGATTAGAAGATTTAAATAATGTTGAGAAATTGAATAATTGTGAGGTGATACTATCTATTTGGTGTGTTGACGGTGGTATTAAAAAGGGTAATTGGGTAATTATTGGGAATATACCCATTGATTCTAATTATAAAATGCCAAATTTTTGGACTAAATCAGATGCAACAGGTAATATCCTACTTTACAAAGCAAGTGATACTTTTGATACCCTCAAAGATGCATTAATAATAAATGAGGATGAAATACAAGATGCACAACCTTATGGTTTGTATGGTGATTCTGCTGTGCAGATAGCGTATTCAAGGGAACTAGCTAAAAAGACAAAATAG